CAGTCCTTTTTTTAGgcgaaagaaagaaaaataaccAATTATGCTTTTTATTGACGACTTGCACTTTCATAGAGAACTTATTCTCATTGCTTTATTATACTATTGAGAAATATTTCATGCTATTTGCTCATTTCAGGATACTGGTGTATAGGCTCTGATTTGGTGCTTTTTGTCACTTAGATATATGATTGTGATATCAAGATATTACATAGTTTCTTATACCGGAGTTAAATTGTAGTTGTTATGCCATAGACATTCATTTCAGTTCAATCTTTAGTTTTACTTTCTTTTTCTAGAATTAAGTTACATTTTGACTCCATCTAGTTTATGCACCATAGaattatatattcaatttaaCTATTATTCTAAAATCATAGGGACCGTGATCGGTATGTACAAGGCGACTATCGCTTTAGGCATGGATATTGTAAGCGTAATCCCAGAAAAATGGTGAAGGCGTGGGCTGAGAAGGAAATGAGAAATCTGATGAGGTATGACCAAAAGACTTATATGTTAATGGAAAATTTACTTGTTTCAAGACAATATTTTGTGTATTCTTGGTAAAATTATCTAATACTCATCCACTGTTATGTCTATATGCATGGGTGAAAATCTAAATCCTGTAGCTATGAATTaaagttttcttttctttgtatCTGCTAGGGCAAGAAAATGAcatattgataattttaaacttaatttactTTTGGATCTTGGTATGGAATTTTGGTACTAGCCTTTCAAATAAACCAAAAGAAACATTGGTTTTATCTTATGTGATTTTTTTCTTCCTGTGTTGCAGGCTCAAGAAAGCAGGAATTCGGTGTCCAACTCCCTATTTTTTGAATCGCAATGTTTTGGTCATGGAATTCATAGGTattgttttaatttcttttgtgCATAGTTGGTGTATTGACTCATGTTTTTGTATATCTCCTATTGATATGCCAATTTTTTAGTTTGTAGAATTGTGTTTGTACGGAACATAATTGAAAGACATCATGTCAGCACATTACATCATGGGACACGTAGATACTTTTAGTTTTGTTGTTGGCCTAATTTTCTGAAAGACTCAATTATGGATATTATTCTGAGATGATCATGGCGATGAACAATGCTTTAGAGACTAATATTCGTGGTGCTTCCTATCACTTCAGTCACTCCACTGTGGTAATATATAGTATGCGAAGGTTCCTTGATTTGCTACCTCTCTCGCAGCCTGCACTCCACTAGTCTTGATTGGGGGATGGGAGGTACAGAGGTATTTTGATGTCCTAATATAGTTGATCATGCAGGCAAGGAAGGAAGAGGGAGGATATGCCGCCAAATTGGCCGATGATCATCTTGACCTAAACTAGTTACTAGGTTTTGGTTGGAATGCCTGTATACTTATTTATCCATCAATTTTTCCTCTTCAGAGCTTCCATGAGAACTCAATTCTTGTGCTTGTGGTCATTAAGTAGCCATTGATAGAGAGATGTGTCTGAGTCACATATTATATTATACAACtgctaataatatttaattagtcaCTACAATATAATCATTATAATGAGTTAGGAGTTCAAAAAGTATAAACTTGTGGAGTCATTAACTAACAGAAATAAATCCTAGTGATTGTTACTTTTTGAAGTATATTTAGAGGCAGTTGCTTATTTGTTATATACATTACATTTTCATCTTCTCTTTCCTTGTCTCatcatttgtatatttttattttattgtttcgGTTTTATGCTTTGAATAGTTtcttatgtatttttttaagctTTTCTCCTGGCTAAAATGTTTAGGGAAGGCATGCAATGCAGCACCACGTCTCAAGGATGCTGGCTTATCTTTGGACAAGTTGCGTGAAGGTTATGTAGAGGTTGTCCAAATCCTCTTACTTTggtgtttatttattacatttaagCTAAGGTAGGAACTGTATTGTGGTTGGAGTAACAGAGTGATTCTGTCAGAACATTGTTTGCAGAGATGACagaaaatgtttaattgtttttgttttgtataatTTTGCTGATTTTAGACACATGTTTGCATATTTGTCAGATGATTATCACTATGCGTAAATTGTACCAAAAATGCAAATTGGTACATGGGGATCTCAGTGAATATAACATACTTTCTTTTGAGGTGAGTACTTCTTTCTTACTAATAAACAAGCAGTAGTTCTGTCTTAACCTCGTTTTGATGCAATGCAAAGAGAAGATTAAGATCTCCTCTTTGGATAAGTGTTGACTGAAATGTTAGGTTCCTCACGTGTGAATCTCTagatattttattcaaattgcTCTTCCTATTTGTAGGGTCATTTATACATAATTGATGTTTCTCAATCAGTTGATCTCGACCATCCTCAAGCCCTTGATTTCTTACGTGAAGATTGTGTTCACGTTTCTGTAAGTTGTTCATAAATGAGGTTGTGATTTGTGCAATTACAAATATTTCTTATTAACAAAGCAAACTAATCAAGCATGGGTGACTTGCAGAATTTCTTTAAGAAACATGGAGTAGCTGTTATGAGGATTAGGGAGTTATTTGATTTCATAGTTGATCCAACCATTACCGATGATTGTATTGATGATTATTTAGAAGAGGTTTGCAATCTCCTACTCATATTTCAATTTACCATATTTCTCAATGAGATCTTTCTTATGACCTCTAGATTCTTTTTGCAGGTTGAGCAAAAAAGATTGGCAAGAGACGTGACTGCAGAGGATGAAATTGCAGATTCTGTGTTTATGCAGGTGATTTTTTAGAAAACCACTTTTCGTTAAACTTTTGCTATTTGCTCAGTTATAGAATTTGCATGCTGAAAAATGGTAACTAAATCACAAAGAAGTGTAAATATGGCAAGATGTTTCTAATTCTGTTGTTGAGGGGTAAAAACACTTCAATTTGAGTATTTCATTCCTTAGTTCACAAGCTTAGTGAAAATGATTTCAGCGCAAGAGGGATCTGCAATCATGATATTTGTGGTGCTGACATCAGATATTCATTTGTTTTTTGGTTGTAGGCATATATCCCTAAGACATTGGATCATGTAAAGAATGCCGAGGAAGATGTAATATTGATATCAAGCGGCAAGGATACAAGCAACATGTATTATAAAACCATTACAGGACTCGATGAAGCTCTGTGTAAGATTAGTTCTTGTGCGGCCCAAGACATGAAAGAAGAGGATGTGAACCCACCAGCAGTAGTAGAGTCTTCTTGTATCAAAATGGTGCCTGATTCTAACTGTGAATATGAAGCTGAGACAGTTGAAGACGGAGAGAGCACATGTGAGTCAGATGGGAGTGAAGTCTCATCTGAAGATGAGAAAAATGATTCTGTCGATAGTAAAGCTACAAGAAAggagaataaaagaaaagtaaaagaagagaaaagagagtcTCGAAAGAATAAAGTTCCCAAGGcagtaaagaaaagaaagaagaaaatgtCCAAGGCCAAGAAGAACAGGtaaatattttccattttttggGTTTGCAGAAGCAGATTGTATAGAGAAGCTAATTTATTTGCAGTCAAGGCTAAAACAAATTTGGCTGATTTTTTTCGCAAGTAGTCATGCGAATGCAAAGCGCATTTCTTGTTTATGatactttaacttttttttttcttttggtgtTTACTTCAATTCTACAATGATTCTGGAGCCGCCATAAGGAATAATGACAAAATGAGTCATCAGTTTGTAATTATAGGCAATGTTTAAAGGGAACTTATTTAGAAAGCAGTTCCAAACCTCTTCTAAATGATCAACTATAATAGAAGTTAGAAATAGAGTTGTACATTCCAACTTTATCGATCTAAACTTTTTCTCTCTAATCGAATTGaaccatttttataaaattgttatatATCTCAAACCAAAGTGAATTGTACTAGATGGTTTAGGTGaactttttgatttaatttgattttttgtttggtttgtatTAGAATATGACATTTTGTATCgaaaatataaaagttatttgacgAGTTTATAATGTCtagaattcaattattaaatttattgagaaaactacaaaaatatacaaaaaaagggtaaattattacaaaaatgtgAACTCACCATACATAGCATTGCAAAAATCTCGGACTAAAAGTAACCTTAGCCGAGATTGACACTCTCGTGGTTCAATGGGCTTGTTAGCATTATCTTGCTACAGTTATTATATTTAGACTAGCATAAAACCCCCGCGTTGCTTCGGGCGAgacgattttaattttttttttctcaaaacataATGAATTAATATAACAACGTGTATTCAGAAAGTCTAAGTActtaatatatgtataaaagACATAAAATGTATCTCGATATTACAATTAAGGACATAAGGTAGATGTTGTCTAATCAAATGATTTGCTAAAATATGGAGtataattttacaaagtgatgtATGTGAACTTAACATGACAATAACATCAGTCAGTTATACTGACAGATtaatttcatatgtttgtgacaaataaatttgatttttcaataGTACTCGATATAAATTTGCAGGAAATTTATACGACAACATCTAATGGGAAAGACAATGTCACTTTAAGTATGAAAAGTTAATTGCTAATTTTTGAAGCAATTGTAATTAGATACCTTCTAACAAATATAGGTGTAATAGCGTACCGTTTCAATACGTAcaataacaaatataattatGCCCAATTCAATAATTACACATTGctaatatttcataaataaaaattaatatatagtatattaaaatttcaTTACATAGATCTTAAGTATAATGCTCATTAGAAATATACCGAAATATACAAATCTTAAGTATAATACTCATTAAAAATATACCGAAATATACAGTCACTTAAACCGATATTCAGGAATATTGTATATCATTTTTTACTAAAAAgtcatattaaattttttaaagtatatatttgtcttaaatttaaAAGGGATATAGATACTTGTCTTATATTTTAAACGGAATATTTATGTGGAATTTTAGTTATCTATTTCCGTTGTTAATATCTgcaatttttataagaatattaACATTTCTTAAGTATTACACGATTAActataatattttatcaaattaactaaaatataattatgtatTTCAATTGGGATGAAATCTTAAAAATGACATCAATAATTTATTCCACTGCAATACAAATATGAAGAGTAAGAATAATGaatttaataaatcaatataaattaacTCATAGCATAATAATcgcactttacataatatagcatattttaaaaaaaaaacataatataacATGTTAAACATAATAATAGATGCAGCTATGGACTAATCTCAGGCGCTACATTTAAAAGGTAGGTGATCTAAGCCGTCCAAAGCATCACATCCATACAACCATCAGATCAAATACATAAGAATGGAATGTCGTTGGATCAAAGGCAAACGCATTATTGTTCAAAACCCAACGTCATTTACAACCCACCTTTTCATGTCATCTTTTTCATCTGGttatctataaaaaaaaggcctaatcactcaaaaacccctcacctttatattttttttcaattctaccccgatgttgaaaaattgtcaattttacccacttttgaattttccgttttcaattgtaccccaattttttaatttttgttaatttttttatttaaatgatgaaatcattcaattaactaagtctaaagatgaaattaaattcttttttcttcaaaaaaagtacaaataagtcctttattattaaaaactaactaaacaccataatcaaattaacactattttaaattctta
This window of the Mercurialis annua linkage group LG5, ddMerAnnu1.2, whole genome shotgun sequence genome carries:
- the LOC126681139 gene encoding uncharacterized protein LOC126681139: MNCDYAQQGIQFEEDDYYTANNQGIHSRKEFTVSWETTEGMRAVAEEENDSFSCAEMDWREVDDDVVAVCRGNVTFNSRRPNAHGGLHSRLNNTFQPLSNQNQRFSNRITTSPLEDLEARLGVGSSKIRINDKADRATSEQVLDPRTFRVLCKLINQGLCEHVYGTISTGKEANVYYGAKVDGQEFAIKVYRTSVLVFKDRDRYVQGDYRFRHGYCKRNPRKMVKAWAEKEMRNLMRLKKAGIRCPTPYFLNRNVLVMEFIGKACNAAPRLKDAGLSLDKLREGYVEMIITMRKLYQKCKLVHGDLSEYNILSFEGHLYIIDVSQSVDLDHPQALDFLREDCVHVSNFFKKHGVAVMRIRELFDFIVDPTITDDCIDDYLEEVEQKRLARDVTAEDEIADSVFMQAYIPKTLDHVKNAEEDVILISSGKDTSNMYYKTITGLDEALCKISSCAAQDMKEEDVNPPAVVESSCIKMVPDSNCEYEAETVEDGESTCESDGSEVSSEDEKNDSVDSKATRKENKRKVKEEKRESRKNKVPKAVKKRKKKMSKAKKNR